TCAACGCAAGGTAGATCACCCGCCGGGTGCCGCTGCGGGGGCAGCGATAAGTCGGACATACCCCATCATCTCAAACCCTTCCCGCCAACGCACTACCGCTAACTGCCGAATTTAGGATGATACCAGTCGCCACAAATCATGACACGGATGCCCAGGCTCGCTTCGCCACGGAAGTGACGAGGGCGTAGACTCACAAACCAAGTGCGACACCGGCTATGTCCGGGGGTGGCGTCGCGAAGCTGGTGGAAATTCCGGTTCGGCGTTCTCCGGGGTAGGTGACGCTTCGCCGCGTCAGGCGGCGAGGTCAAGGGTTTGAGGATCGAGAGGCTGAGAAAGGGTTTCCCATCCGTCGACCTTTCGCATCACGATCTGGCCGGACGCCAAGAGCGCCCAGAACAGCATTGGCGCCGTCTCGGCGTCGGGCAGCACGGCCTGGGTCTTGATCCGGCGTCGGAACTCCTCGTGCAGCCGCTCGATGGCGTTGGTCGTCCGGGCGGACTTCCACTGCGACGGGTCGAGGCGGGTGAAGGTGAACAGCCGATCCCCGGCTTCCTCGAGGCTGTCGGCCACCGCCTTGCACTTCAGCCGCCATTTACGGAGGAAAGCCCTGCGGCGCTGCTCGATCTCGGCCTTGGTCTCGGCGTAGACCATGTCGCGGTAGTCCTCGGTCAGCTCGTCGTGCAGCGACTTCG
This genomic window from Actinomycetota bacterium contains:
- a CDS encoding transposase gives rise to the protein RRDGQKVLLALRNMGGESRAAWRAFLDDLDARGLKTPAFIIVDGAPGLEAALAELWPDAPVQRCTVHKHRNLLAHAPKSLHDELTEDYRDMVYAETKAEIEQRRRAFLRKWRLKCKAVADSLEEAGDRLFTFTRLDPSQWKSARTTNAIERLHEEFRRRIKTQAVLPDAETAPMLFWALLASGQIVMRKVDGWETLSQPLDPQTLDLAA